A window of the Roseburia sp. 831b genome harbors these coding sequences:
- the rpoC gene encoding DNA-directed RNA polymerase subunit beta': protein MPETMNKETTNQSVSFDAIQIGLASPEKIREWSRGEVKKPETINYRTLKPEKDGLFCEKIFGPSKDWECHCGKYKKIRYKGVVCDRCGVEITKASVRRERMGHIELAAPVSHIWYFKGIPSRMGLILDLSPRTLEKVLYFASYIVLDAGDTALQYKQVLSEAEYQEAREQYGNAFRVGMGAEAIQELLHAIDLEKDSAELKAELTDATGQKRARIIKRLEVVEAFRESGNKPEWMIMTVIPVIPPDLRPMVQLDGGRFATSDLNDLYRRIINRNNRLRRLLELGAPDIIVRNEKRMLQEAVDALIDNGRRGRPVTGPGNRALKSLSDMLKGKGGRFRQNLLGKRVDYSGRSVICVEPKLKIYQCGLPKEMAIELFKPFVMKELVANGTAHNIKSAKKMVERLQTEVWDVLEEVIKEHPVMLNRAPTLHRLGIQAFEPILVEGKAIKLHPLVCTAFNADFDGDQMAVHLPLSVEAQAECRFMLLSPNNLLKPSDGGPVAVPSQDMVLGIYYLTQERPGVKGEGKFFKSVNEAILAYENGVITLHSKIKVRMTKKLADGTEKSEIIESTLGRFIFNEIIPQDLGFVDRSIPENEMKLEIDFLVAKKQIKQILEKVINIHGATKTAEVLDDVKAMGYKFSTRAAMTVSISDMTVPPQKPEMIAQAQDTVDRITRQYKRGLITEEERYKEVVETWKETDDELTHALLSGLDKYNNIFMMADSGARGSDKQIKQLAGMRGLMADTTGRTIELPIKSNFREGLDVLEYFMSAHGARKGLSDTALRTADSGYLTRRLVDVSQHMIVRESDCCEGKDREIPGMWVKAFMDGKEEIESLQERITGRFSCNTICDKDGNVLVKANHMITPKRAALVMSKGVDENGEPLTKVKIRTVLSCRSHMGVCAKCYGANMATGQAVQVGEAIGIIAAQSIGEPGTQLTMRTFHTGGVAGNDITQGLPRVEEIFEARKPKGLAIITEFGGVATIKDTKKKREIIVTNQETGETKAYLIPYGSRIKIMDGAVLEAGDELTEGSVNPHDILKIKGVRAVQDYMLREVQRVYRLQGVEINDKHIEVIVHQMLQKIRVEENGDSDMLPGTMVDTLDFEDTNELLVKEGKTPAEGSQVLLGITKASLATNSFLSAASFQETTKVLTEAAIKGKIDPLIGMKENVIIGKLIPAGTGMKRYRNIKLDSDVSQNDDIMFDDFDNFDMDSVENEEKATETVEE, encoded by the coding sequence ATGCCAGAGACAATGAATAAAGAAACGACGAACCAGTCTGTATCATTCGATGCGATTCAGATTGGCCTTGCTTCACCGGAAAAGATCAGAGAATGGTCCAGAGGCGAAGTTAAGAAACCGGAAACCATTAATTACAGAACTTTGAAGCCTGAAAAAGATGGTTTGTTCTGCGAAAAGATTTTCGGACCAAGCAAGGACTGGGAGTGTCATTGTGGTAAATATAAGAAAATTCGTTACAAAGGTGTTGTTTGTGACCGTTGTGGCGTTGAGATTACAAAAGCCAGCGTTCGTAGAGAACGTATGGGACACATTGAGCTTGCAGCTCCTGTGTCTCATATCTGGTATTTCAAGGGTATCCCATCCCGTATGGGATTAATCCTTGACTTATCTCCAAGAACCTTGGAGAAAGTACTTTATTTTGCATCTTACATCGTATTAGATGCTGGTGATACAGCTTTACAGTACAAACAGGTATTGTCTGAAGCAGAATACCAGGAAGCAAGAGAACAGTACGGCAATGCATTCCGTGTAGGAATGGGAGCAGAAGCAATTCAGGAATTATTGCATGCAATTGATCTTGAAAAAGATTCCGCAGAATTAAAAGCTGAATTGACAGATGCAACAGGTCAGAAACGTGCAAGAATCATCAAGAGACTGGAAGTTGTAGAAGCATTCCGTGAATCCGGCAACAAACCAGAGTGGATGATTATGACTGTAATTCCGGTTATCCCGCCAGACTTACGTCCTATGGTTCAGTTGGATGGTGGACGTTTTGCAACATCCGATTTGAATGATTTATACAGAAGAATTATCAACAGAAATAACCGTCTGAGAAGACTGTTAGAGTTAGGTGCTCCTGACATCATCGTTCGTAACGAGAAACGTATGTTACAGGAAGCGGTTGATGCCTTGATCGATAATGGCCGTCGCGGACGTCCGGTAACCGGTCCTGGTAACAGAGCATTGAAATCTTTATCTGATATGTTAAAAGGTAAGGGAGGTCGTTTCAGACAGAACTTGCTTGGTAAACGAGTTGACTACTCAGGTCGTTCCGTTATCTGTGTAGAACCTAAGTTAAAGATTTATCAGTGTGGTCTTCCAAAAGAGATGGCAATCGAATTGTTCAAACCTTTTGTAATGAAAGAGTTAGTTGCCAACGGAACAGCGCACAACATCAAATCTGCTAAGAAAATGGTAGAAAGACTTCAGACAGAGGTTTGGGACGTTCTCGAAGAAGTAATCAAAGAACATCCGGTTATGTTAAACCGTGCTCCTACACTTCATAGATTAGGTATCCAGGCATTCGAGCCAATCTTAGTAGAAGGTAAAGCAATCAAACTTCACCCATTGGTATGTACCGCGTTCAACGCCGATTTCGACGGTGACCAGATGGCTGTACATCTTCCATTGTCAGTAGAAGCTCAGGCTGAGTGTAGATTTATGTTATTATCTCCAAACAACCTGTTAAAACCATCCGATGGTGGCCCTGTGGCCGTTCCTTCACAGGATATGGTACTTGGTATCTACTACCTGACACAGGAAAGACCAGGTGTTAAGGGAGAAGGCAAATTCTTCAAGAGTGTAAACGAAGCAATCCTTGCTTACGAAAATGGTGTTATCACCCTTCACTCTAAGATTAAAGTCCGTATGACTAAGAAATTAGCGGACGGAACAGAAAAATCCGAGATTATCGAATCCACATTAGGACGTTTCATTTTCAATGAAATCATTCCACAGGATTTAGGATTTGTAGATAGAAGCATTCCGGAAAACGAGATGAAACTTGAAATCGACTTCCTGGTTGCCAAAAAGCAGATTAAACAGATTCTTGAAAAAGTAATCAACATTCATGGTGCTACAAAGACTGCAGAAGTACTCGATGATGTAAAGGCAATGGGTTACAAATTCTCCACAAGAGCAGCAATGACCGTATCCATTTCCGATATGACAGTACCACCACAGAAACCAGAAATGATTGCTCAGGCTCAGGATACTGTAGACAGAATTACAAGACAGTACAAACGTGGTCTTATCACAGAGGAAGAACGTTACAAAGAAGTTGTTGAAACATGGAAAGAGACCGATGATGAGCTGACGCATGCTCTGTTATCCGGACTTGATAAATACAACAACATCTTCATGATGGCGGACTCTGGAGCCCGTGGTTCTGATAAACAGATCAAACAGTTAGCAGGTATGCGTGGTTTGATGGCTGATACAACAGGTCGTACCATCGAGCTGCCTATCAAGTCAAACTTCCGTGAAGGTCTTGACGTACTGGAATACTTCATGTCTGCGCACGGTGCTCGTAAAGGACTTTCCGATACAGCGCTTCGTACAGCCGATTCCGGTTACCTGACAAGACGTCTTGTTGACGTTTCCCAGCATATGATCGTTCGTGAGTCCGATTGTTGCGAAGGAAAAGACAGAGAGATTCCAGGAATGTGGGTAAAAGCATTCATGGATGGAAAAGAAGAAATCGAAAGCTTACAGGAACGTATTACAGGTCGTTTCTCCTGCAATACCATCTGCGACAAAGACGGAAATGTTCTTGTAAAAGCAAACCATATGATTACACCAAAACGTGCAGCACTTGTTATGAGCAAAGGTGTGGATGAGAATGGAGAACCATTAACAAAAGTTAAGATTCGTACCGTACTTTCCTGCCGTTCCCACATGGGTGTTTGTGCAAAATGTTACGGTGCTAACATGGCAACAGGCCAGGCAGTACAGGTTGGTGAAGCAATCGGTATCATCGCAGCACAGTCTATCGGTGAACCAGGTACACAGCTTACCATGCGTACGTTCCATACCGGTGGTGTTGCCGGAAACGATATCACACAGGGTCTTCCTCGTGTCGAGGAAATCTTTGAGGCAAGAAAACCTAAGGGTCTTGCCATTATCACAGAATTTGGCGGCGTAGCTACCATCAAAGACACAAAGAAGAAACGTGAAATCATCGTTACCAACCAGGAAACAGGAGAGACAAAGGCTTACCTTATCCCTTATGGTTCCAGAATTAAGATTATGGACGGAGCAGTACTTGAAGCCGGTGATGAGCTGACAGAAGGTTCTGTAAACCCACACGATATCCTGAAAATCAAAGGTGTTCGTGCCGTTCAGGATTATATGCTTCGTGAAGTTCAGCGAGTATATCGTCTCCAGGGTGTAGAAATCAATGATAAACATATCGAGGTTATTGTTCACCAGATGTTACAGAAGATTCGTGTAGAAGAAAACGGAGATTCTGATATGCTTCCAGGAACAATGGTAGATACATTAGATTTTGAAGATACAAACGAATTGCTTGTAAAAGAAGGCAAGACTCCTGCAGAAGGTTCCCAGGTATTACTTGGTATTACCAAGGCATCTCTTGCTACGAACTCCTTCTTATCAGCAGCATCCTTCCAGGAAACAACAAAAGTTCTGACAGAAGCTGCAATTAAAGGAAAGATTGACCCATTGATTGGTATGAAAGAAAACGTAATCATCGGTAAATTAATTCCGGCAGGTACTGGTATGAAGAGATATCGTAACATCAAGTTAGACTCTGACGTAAGTCAGAATGATGACATCATGTTCGATGATTTCGACAACTTTGATATGGACTCCGTGGAAAATGAAGAAAAAGCTACAGAAACCGTAGAAGAATAA